A part of Nocardioides sp. WS12 genomic DNA contains:
- a CDS encoding VOC family protein — MSIASSHIQPCLWFDDTLEEAARFYTGIFPNSSIGHLSRYSEGSPGEPGTVMAGEFTLDGMTFRGINGGPAFPFTEAVSFSVTCRDQSEVDYYWDSLVDGGQESVCGWLKDRYGLSWQIVPARLYELVTDPDPARAAAATQAMLGMRRIIVTDLEAAVDAAVRRPSAG, encoded by the coding sequence ATGAGCATTGCGAGCAGCCACATCCAGCCCTGTCTGTGGTTCGACGACACCCTCGAGGAAGCCGCGCGCTTCTACACCGGCATCTTCCCCAACTCCTCGATCGGACACCTGAGCCGCTACTCCGAGGGCAGTCCCGGCGAGCCCGGCACGGTGATGGCCGGCGAGTTCACTCTCGACGGGATGACCTTCCGCGGCATCAACGGAGGACCGGCGTTCCCGTTCACCGAGGCGGTCTCGTTCTCGGTCACGTGCCGCGACCAGTCCGAGGTCGACTACTACTGGGACTCCCTGGTCGACGGCGGCCAGGAGTCGGTGTGCGGCTGGCTCAAGGACCGCTACGGCCTGTCCTGGCAGATCGTCCCGGCGCGGCTCTACGAACTGGTGACCGACCCCGACCCGGCTCGCGCAGCCGCCGCGACGCAGGCGATGCTCGGCATGCGCCGGATCATCGTGACCGATCTGGAGGCGGCCGTCGACGCCGCCGTACGACGTCCGTCGGCAGGGTGA
- the panB gene encoding 3-methyl-2-oxobutanoate hydroxymethyltransferase, with the protein MSSTPEETAPYGGAPAATAAAPATGPAPIKRIRTHHVREMKQRGERISMLTSYDQVTAQIFDEAGIELLLVGDSASNNVLGNSTSLPITVDELIPLTRAVSRSVSRAMVVGDLPFGSYQASPEQGYLTAVRFMKEGGAHCVKLEGGVEMAPQIEKMVKGGIPVMAHIGFTPQSEHTLGGYRVQGRGEAAERVLRDALAVQEAGAFAVVMEMVPGDVAAEITQKLEISTIGIGAGNQCDGQVLVWQDAFGLRTGKLPRFVKQYADVRSVLLDAARAYDSEVKSSAFPAPEHTF; encoded by the coding sequence ATGAGCAGCACCCCCGAAGAAACCGCTCCGTACGGCGGCGCCCCCGCAGCCACCGCGGCAGCTCCGGCCACCGGTCCGGCGCCGATCAAGCGGATCCGTACCCACCACGTGCGCGAGATGAAGCAGCGCGGCGAGCGGATCTCCATGCTGACCAGCTACGACCAGGTGACGGCACAGATCTTCGACGAGGCCGGGATCGAACTCCTGCTCGTCGGCGACAGCGCCTCCAACAACGTCCTCGGCAACTCGACGTCGCTGCCGATCACGGTCGATGAACTGATCCCGCTGACCCGCGCCGTGAGCCGCTCGGTCTCCCGCGCGATGGTCGTCGGGGACCTCCCCTTCGGCTCGTACCAGGCCTCGCCCGAGCAGGGCTATCTCACCGCTGTCCGCTTCATGAAGGAGGGCGGCGCGCACTGCGTGAAGCTCGAGGGCGGCGTCGAGATGGCTCCCCAGATCGAGAAGATGGTCAAGGGTGGCATCCCCGTGATGGCCCACATCGGCTTCACCCCTCAGTCCGAACACACCCTCGGCGGCTACCGCGTCCAGGGCCGTGGCGAGGCGGCCGAGCGCGTCCTGCGCGATGCTCTCGCCGTCCAGGAGGCCGGCGCGTTCGCCGTCGTCATGGAGATGGTGCCCGGTGACGTGGCTGCCGAGATCACCCAGAAGCTCGAGATCTCCACCATCGGCATCGGTGCCGGCAACCAGTGCGACGGCCAGGTGCTGGTGTGGCAGGACGCCTTCGGCCTGCGCACCGGCAAACTCCCCCGCTTCGTCAAGCAGTACGCCGACGTCCGCTCCGTGCTGCTCGACGCCGCCCGCGCCTACGACTCCGAGGTCAAGTCGAGCGCGTTCCCCGCGCCCGAGCACACCTTCTGA
- a CDS encoding M3 family metallopeptidase, with protein MTSDALLGSSDLPHQLPRFAEISDDDYGPALEVAMADQIAAIAAITGNPEPATFDNTLVPLERSGIALTRVLRVFSNKASADSSPAVDAVRAEFAPRLAAHSDAILLDADLWARLQVVDGQRSTLEPEASYLVERYVIEFRLAGAALGEDEKQRLRVLNEDISSKETAFELALQADSNDLAVVIDDVADLDGLTPGEISAAAAAADTRGLSGKYLLTLVLPTAHPHLAALTDRDVRRRLSAAQRTRGSRGGDHDTRSIALDILRLRAERAQLLGFDNHAAVVTADNTAGTPKAVRSLLERLAAPAARNARSEQDALSAQAGFPVEAADWAFYAEKVRSAQYDVDLAALRPWFEAERVLQDGVFFAAERLYGLTFAERTDLQGYHPEVRVFEVSQDGNPIGLYLLDLYTRDSKRGGAWMSSFVSQSELLGVDTAVVVNNLNVPKPAAGEATLLTWDETRTLFHEFGHALHGLLARATYPKFSGTAVFRDFVEYPSQVNEMWILWPEVLANYAVHHETGEPIPADVVERIKAAETFNEGFATSEYLAAALLDLAWHELAPEDVPTDPAAVLTFEEQALAAVGLDNTAVPPRYATSYFAHSFSSGYASAYYSYIWSELLDADTVAWFKDNGGLTRENGDRYCRHVIGIGGTRDPLESYEEWRGRPAPIEPLLARRGLA; from the coding sequence GTGACCTCGGACGCACTTCTTGGATCCAGTGACCTCCCGCACCAGCTGCCACGCTTCGCGGAGATCTCCGACGACGACTACGGGCCGGCGCTCGAAGTCGCCATGGCCGATCAGATCGCGGCGATCGCGGCCATCACGGGCAACCCGGAGCCGGCCACCTTCGACAACACCCTGGTGCCGCTGGAGCGCAGCGGGATCGCCCTCACCCGGGTGCTGCGCGTCTTCTCGAACAAGGCCAGCGCCGACTCCAGCCCGGCAGTCGACGCCGTGCGTGCGGAGTTCGCCCCGCGCCTGGCGGCCCACAGTGACGCGATCCTCCTCGACGCCGATCTCTGGGCCCGGTTGCAGGTCGTGGACGGGCAGCGCAGCACGCTCGAGCCCGAGGCGTCGTACCTTGTCGAACGGTATGTCATCGAGTTCCGCCTTGCCGGCGCTGCTCTGGGCGAGGACGAGAAGCAGCGGCTGCGTGTGCTGAACGAGGACATCTCCAGCAAGGAGACGGCGTTCGAGCTCGCCCTCCAGGCCGACAGCAACGACCTGGCCGTCGTGATCGACGACGTTGCCGACCTCGACGGCCTGACGCCCGGTGAGATCTCCGCGGCCGCTGCCGCCGCGGACACCCGGGGCCTGTCGGGGAAGTACCTGCTCACCCTCGTGCTGCCGACCGCCCACCCCCATCTGGCGGCCCTCACCGATCGCGACGTGCGCCGCCGGTTGTCCGCGGCGCAGCGGACGCGGGGGAGTCGCGGCGGCGACCACGACACCCGCTCGATCGCCCTCGACATCCTCCGGTTGCGCGCCGAGCGCGCGCAGTTGCTCGGCTTCGACAACCACGCCGCCGTGGTGACGGCGGACAACACCGCAGGTACGCCCAAGGCGGTGCGGTCCCTCCTCGAACGACTGGCCGCGCCCGCCGCCCGCAATGCGCGCAGCGAACAGGACGCGCTCTCCGCACAGGCGGGCTTCCCGGTCGAAGCAGCCGACTGGGCGTTCTACGCCGAGAAGGTGCGTTCCGCTCAGTACGACGTCGACCTGGCCGCGCTGCGTCCGTGGTTCGAGGCCGAGCGGGTCCTGCAGGACGGGGTCTTCTTCGCCGCCGAGCGGTTGTACGGGCTGACCTTCGCCGAACGCACCGACCTGCAGGGCTACCACCCCGAGGTCCGGGTGTTCGAGGTCAGCCAGGACGGCAATCCGATCGGCCTCTACCTGCTCGACCTCTACACCCGCGACTCCAAGCGTGGCGGGGCGTGGATGAGCAGTTTCGTCAGCCAGTCCGAGCTCCTGGGCGTCGACACGGCCGTGGTCGTCAACAACCTGAACGTCCCGAAGCCGGCTGCCGGTGAGGCCACGCTGCTCACCTGGGACGAGACCCGCACCCTGTTCCACGAGTTCGGCCACGCGCTTCACGGCCTGCTGGCGCGCGCCACCTACCCGAAGTTCTCCGGCACCGCGGTCTTCCGCGACTTCGTCGAATACCCGTCCCAGGTCAACGAGATGTGGATCCTGTGGCCCGAGGTGCTCGCCAACTACGCCGTGCACCACGAGACCGGCGAGCCCATCCCGGCCGACGTCGTCGAGCGGATCAAGGCTGCGGAGACCTTCAACGAGGGGTTCGCGACCAGCGAGTACCTCGCCGCAGCACTCCTCGACCTCGCCTGGCACGAGCTCGCACCCGAGGACGTCCCCACCGACCCCGCCGCTGTGCTCACCTTCGAAGAGCAGGCGCTGGCGGCCGTCGGGCTGGACAACACCGCGGTGCCGCCGCGGTACGCGACGTCGTACTTCGCCCACAGCTTCAGCTCGGGCTACGCGTCCGCGTACTACTCCTACATCTGGAGCGAGTTGCTCGACGCCGACACCGTCGCCTGGTTCAAGGACAACGGCGGCCTCACCCGCGAGAACGGTGACCGCTACTGCCGCCACGTGATCGGCATCGGCGGCACCCGCGACCCGCTCGAGTCCTACGAGGAATGGCGCGGCAGGCCCGCCCCGATCGAGCCGTTGCTCGCTCGGCGCGGACTCGCCTGA